The region ACGGCCGGATCGGACGCGGCGCACCGGCTCACCGGCTACGTCCCCCGGCTCTACCGCTATCCGTATCCGGGCGCGCCGCCGATGAACCACCAGTCGGCCGCCCGCACCACCTTCTACGACCAGACGGTCGAGCGGTATCTCCCGTCGATCGACCAGCTCGTCATCCTCGGCGCGGGGTTCGACACGCGCGCCTACCGGCTGCCGGCGGAGTCGCGCGTCCGCTGCTTCGAGATCGACGAGCCGGCCACGCAGGCGTTCAAGCGCGAGGTGCTGCGGAGTGCCGGCATCGACGCCTCGCGCGTGACCTTCGTCCCCGCAGATTTCGAGCAGGACGACTGGATGGAGAAGCTGGTGGACGCGGGGTTCGATCCGGCCCGGCGCAGCCTGTTCACCTGGGAGTCGGTGTCGATGTACCTGGAGCGCGCGGCCGTCGAGAGCACGCTGCGCAAGATCGCCGGCACCACGCCGGGCACCGCCGTGGCGTTCGACTACGTCTCGACCGAGCTGATCCGCTCGAAGTCGCTCTTCTGGCGCTACGCGCGCGCCGTCATCAAGGCCACCGGCGAGCCGTGGAAGTTCGGCATCGACAACACGCCGCCGGTGCGCGAGCGCGTCGCCGAGTTCCTCGCCTCGTGCGGGCTGGCGCTCGAGGAGCAGCGTGACTTCGGGCCGGAGACGGAGCGCAAGCGCGCAGCGGCCGGCTTCGCGGTCGCCGTCGTGCCCCCGCGTGAGGCGTGAGCGTGGCAGCGCGGGCGTGGCGAGCGCATCCTCGCGCGCGACCTGCCGGGCTACGACACCTATCGCGCGAAGGTGAGCCATTGCCTGGTGCCGCTCGTCTGGTGACGGCACCATCTCCTGCATCGCCCCAACCCGCATGAAGTGGATGAAGATCCGCATCGCCCCCGCCGCTCTCCTCGCCGCGCTGGCGCTTCCCGCGGCGCTCCCGGCGCAGGCGCGCGATTCGGCCGCCCCGTCGTGCGCCAGCTGCGCGGAGTGGAACGTGCCGCAGCGCCCGTTCCGCGTCTTCGGCAACACCTGGTTCGTGGGCACCCACGGCCTGAGCGCCATCCTGGTGACCTCGCCCCAGGGGCACGTGCTGATCGACGGCGCGCTCCCCGAGTCCGCGCCGCAGATCATGGGCAGCATCCGGGCGCTCGGGTTCCGGGTGGAGGACGTGAAGCTCATCCTCAACTCGCACGCGCACTTCGACCACGCCGGCGGGATCGCGGCGCTGCAGCGCGCGTCGGGCGCCGCGGCGGCCGCCAGCGCGCCGTCGGCGCCGGCGCTCGAGCGCGGCGCGTCGGGGCCGGACGATCCCCAGTACGGCTCCCTTCCCGGGTTCGCGCCCGTGCGCGGCGTGCGCGTGCTGGCGGACGGCGAGACGGTGCGCGTGGGCACGCTGGCGCTCACGGCGCACCTCACACCCGGACACACGCCGGGCGGCACCACCTGGACGTGGCGGTCGTGCGAGGGCGAGCGGTGCCTGGAGATGGTGTACGCCGACAGCCAGACGCCCGTGTCCGCCGACGGCTTCCGCTTCACCGCCAGCCGGACGTATCCCACCGCGCTGCAGGACTTCGAGCGGGGATTCGCGGTGCTGGAGCGGCTCGGCTGCGACGTGCTGCTGACCCCGCACCCCGGCGCCTCGGCCATGTGGGACCGGCTCGCAGCGCGGGAAGCCGGGCAGCCCGACGCATTCGTGGACCGCGAGGCGTGCCGGCGCTACGCCGCCACCGCCCGGCAGCAGCTGGAGCGCCGCGTGGCGTCGGAGGGCGGCCAGCGCTGACGCGGGAATTGGGGGTTGATACACCCACGCCCCCCCCACGCCGACGTCATCCTGAGGCCGGCCAGACTGTAGCCAGCGTCT is a window of Longimicrobium sp. DNA encoding:
- a CDS encoding SAM-dependent methyltransferase; the protein is MRNPIGAAVFRLAQVLTLPVAAVGYVPFVTRMVRHSRRTGASATVLASLYTRYRQHVLGTRRDEPAARLIRAMPNVSATGLFLTTAGSDAAHRLTGYVPRLYRYPYPGAPPMNHQSAARTTFYDQTVERYLPSIDQLVILGAGFDTRAYRLPAESRVRCFEIDEPATQAFKREVLRSAGIDASRVTFVPADFEQDDWMEKLVDAGFDPARRSLFTWESVSMYLERAAVESTLRKIAGTTPGTAVAFDYVSTELIRSKSLFWRYARAVIKATGEPWKFGIDNTPPVRERVAEFLASCGLALEEQRDFGPETERKRAAAGFAVAVVPPREA
- the bla gene encoding subclass B3 metallo-beta-lactamase yields the protein MKWMKIRIAPAALLAALALPAALPAQARDSAAPSCASCAEWNVPQRPFRVFGNTWFVGTHGLSAILVTSPQGHVLIDGALPESAPQIMGSIRALGFRVEDVKLILNSHAHFDHAGGIAALQRASGAAAAASAPSAPALERGASGPDDPQYGSLPGFAPVRGVRVLADGETVRVGTLALTAHLTPGHTPGGTTWTWRSCEGERCLEMVYADSQTPVSADGFRFTASRTYPTALQDFERGFAVLERLGCDVLLTPHPGASAMWDRLAAREAGQPDAFVDREACRRYAATARQQLERRVASEGGQR